The DNA window TTCTCCTGAAACATCTGGGGTGAAAGAAGCATCCGGTTGGTGGGTTCAAGGGACTGGGAGCATCGCCTTCAAGTATTATTCTTTCGAGCTTATGACCGGTTTCACCGGGAACTGCCGAAAGGAGAGATTGAGTATATGGGTGAAGAGGCGATCTATATAGCTCTTCGGATTCGGCGAGCTCGACGATTTCGCCAAGATACATGACGGCTATTCTGTCGCAGAAGTAATGAACAACGTTTAAATCATGGGAAATGAAGAGATAGGTCAGAGAAAGCCTCTCCTTAAGGTCGTTCATAAGGTTAAGCGTCTGTGCCTGGATCGAGACGTCGAGAGAAGAAACCGGTTCATCTGCTATTACGACTTCTGGATTAAGAATCAAAGCATTCATGATCCCTACACGCTGTCTTTGACCTCCAGAAAGCTCGTGAGGGAATCTTCCCAAGAGATCCTTGTCAAGTCCCACAAGGTTCATACTCTCCACAATCAGCTCTTTGATCTCTCCCTTCTGCATTCCCATTGCTCTCAAAGGCTCTCTCAGTATCCACTCGACCGTTCCTTTTGGATTCAGGGACCCTGAAGTGTCTTGAAAGATTAGCTGAACCTTCTTTCTGAACTCCCGGTTCTGATCTCTCTTCAGCGAAGTAACGTCGTCGCCTTTGAAGAGGATCCTTCCCTCGGTCGGTTTTAATAGCCCCACGATTGTATAGGCGGCAGTTGATTTTCCACACCCCGACTCACCTACAAGTCCGAAAGATTCTCCTTTAGAGATACTTAAGGAAACTCCGTTAAGTGCCTTGATCGATCCCGGCTTCTTCAGCAGTCGGGTTCTTCTCAGCCTGTAATGTTTTCTAAGATTATGAATCTCCAGAATATCTCTCTTCATCAAATCTCTCCAGCAAGGAAGCATCTCGCTTCGTGATCACTGGCCATCTTTTTGAAGCCGGGGAACTCTTTCTTGCATTTTTCGACGGCGTAGTCACATCTTGGCTCAAACGGGCAACCGGGAATTGAATCCGCTATTGACGGCACTCGGCCTCGAATGTCAAAGAGCTCTTTGCCTTTTGAGTCTCTCTTGGGTATGGCTTTTATGAGGCCCATTGTGTAGGGATGGGCCGGATCAGTGAAGAGCTTATTGACAGGTGCTTTCTCAACGATATGCCCGGCATACATAACGTAGACTGTAGAGCAGTTCTCCCGAACCACTCCGAGATTATGCGAAATAAAAATCATTGAGGAGTTTCTCTCACGATTTATCTTTCTTAACAGCTCCAGTATCTGAGCCTGTATTGTTACATCCAAAGAAGTAGTCGGTTCATCTGCGATTATTAGTTTTGGATTGCAGACTATGGCTATGGCTATAGCTATTCTCTGCCTCATGCCTCCCGACAGTTCGTGAGGGTACTTGCCGTATGTCCTTTCTGGATCGGGAAGACCGACAGCTTTCATGATCTCAAGAACTCTTGATAACCTCTCTTCCTTATCGAGAGAAGTGTGCATCTTAAGGTTCTCGTCAATTTGCCATCCGACTTTCAGTAGAGGATTGAGCGATGAAAGTGTCTCCTGAAAGATCATCGAGATATCCTTGCCACGTATTTGCCTGATTTTCTCCTCATTGAGAGAGAGTAGATCGGTTCCTGAGAAGAAGAGACTCCCTGTAAGGTGCGAATTGCCTGGAAGCAACCTCATTATTGAAAGAGCTGTCACTGTCTTTCCGCATCCAGATTCTCCAACGATCCCGACTATCTCCTTCTCGAGCACCTCCAGAGATATGCCTTTCACTGCGTAGAGCATTCCTTCAGTAGAATCGAAGGCGATTTTGAGATCTTTGATATCTAGCAGAGGCTCTCTTTCAGTTCGCATATGTCTCACCTATTTTCTCTTCTCTCTCATGTCCCGAATTCCATCTCCGAGAAAATTGAAGCCCAGCACGAGAAGCGTAATAAAGATCCCTGGTGCTATTGCGTACCAGGGGCTGACGGCTATGAAGACCTGAGACTCACTCAGCATTCTTCCCCAGCTGGGATTGGGCGGCTGAATTCCAAGTCCAAGATAACTGAGCGCCGCTTCGGCCAGAACTGCATTCGAAAAGCCCATAGTTGCCGCTACTACAATTGGGGAAAGCACATTAGGCAAAATATGTCTGAACATAATACGCAGGTTTGAAACTCCTTTTACCTTCGCACTTCTTACGTAATCCAGTTCTTTATGCTGAACGAAGCCGCTCCTTGTGATCCTGGCAAAAGAAGGAATCGACATGATACCTATTGCTACGATCGTGTTTCTCAGACCCACCCCAAAGACTGAAACAAACATCAATGCAAGGAGAATGCTGGGGAAGGCCATCATCGCATCGATGAATCTCATGATTATCTCATCGACAATTCCTCCGAAATAACCTGACACGGCACCGATCGTTACTCCAAAGAGAGTTCCGATAGAAACGGCAACTAGACCGACAAAAAAGGCCGTCTGAGAAGCTTTCATGATCCTGCTGAGAACATCTCTTCCGAAATTGTCCGTACCCAAAAGATGGCGGACTGACGGAGGTGAAAAACGCTCTTCCCTATTGATTTCCGTTACTGAAAACGGGGTGTAAAACAGACTCACAATCATCATTGAGAACAGAAGAGATATCAATACAATTCCAATTCTGAGATTTATGCTTCTCTTGTCCATACTATCCTCGTGCGCCCAATCTGATTCGAGGGTCGATTGCGGTATAGACAATGTCGATCAGGAAGTTGATGATCACAATTATAAACGCAATGTACAGTACCATCCCCTGGACGAGTGGTAGGTCACGGGTTGAGATCGCATTGATCAACAGTCTTCCAAGACCTGGAAGCGTGAAAACCTGTTCGATCACTATCGAGCCTCCAAGAATGTTTGCCGCTATCATACCGAGGACTGTAACGATCGGAATGAGAGAGTTCTTCAGCACATGCTTGTACAACACTGAGTTTATGTTCAAACCCTTAGACAGGGCAAGTTGCACATAGTCGCTCTTCATCTGATCCATTACGGAATTTCTCGTATACCTGATAATCGAGGCAATTGACGGAAGGGCTATTGCGATTGCTGGGAGCAGCAAAGATTTGAAAGCTCCTGCGGGGTCCTCGCTCCACGGGACGTATCCTCCAGGCGAAACCCAGCGGAGAACGATTCCAAATATGTACATCAAGATTATCCCGCTCCAGAAAGATGGAATGGCCATTCCGATTTGTGAGATCATAGAAATCAAAATGCCGGGAATTCTGTGACCGTATTTCGCACTGACTATTCCAAGAGGAATTCCGATTAGAGTAATGAACATCATGGCCATAAGCGTCAGCGAAAGAGTTACTGGTATCCTGTCTATAATCAGGTCAGACACCGGAACTGAGTATCTCATAGAAGTACCGAGATCGCCCGTCAGAAGACCCTTAAACCACTTTGAAAGCCTCTCGTTGAGAGGATCGTCCAGTCCCAATTCGGCCGAAAGAGCTTCGAACTGCGATTCTTCAGCGTCTACGCCGAGTCTTGACAGTGCGGGATTCCCCGGGATCACCTCGAAGGCCACAAAAGCTATGAGCGAAACCAGAAGCACCGTCAGAATCATGGCAAAGAGTTTCTTCAGATATACATACACAGATGACGCTCCTCGCTAACGGTAATAAAGAGTTGACATATCCTGTACGTACAGTGGATAGACCTTGTACCCGAATAGATCGGGAGCAAGCGCCACGATGAAGTTGGGATCCATTATGTAAACTGCCGCAGCATCTTCTGTGAGGATTATCTGTGCCTGCTTGAATAGAGAGGCCTTCTCTTCAATGTCCGTTTTCTCAATGGCCATTTTGACCACTCGATCGTATTCGCTGTTGAAGTAGTTGTAGAAGTTCCTCGGGTAATCGGAAACGTACCTCCTCAGAATATCGTAAGCGCTTAGTTTCCCAGTAAGACCAATTATTGTCATTTCGTATTCTCTCGACGTATAGACCTTGTCCAGCCATACACTCCATTCTACCAGCTCTATTTCGGCTTCTATGCCAACTCTCTTAAGCTGTTCGACAATTATCTGAGCCGTATCTATGTGAAACTGGTAGTTCGAAGGTACTGTGATCTTTGTGCTGAAACCGTCGGGATACCCTGCCTCAGAAAGAAGCTGCTTTGACCTTATCAAACTGGGTTGATAATAATCCTCGAGACCCTCCTGATAATATCTGCTCATTATCGGCGACATGTTTGAGCCGAGCTTCGTCCCGTAACCGCCAGCCACTATTTCAATAATCTCTTCCTTGTCCACAGCATAGTTAATCGCCCTCCTGACTCTTATATCGTTGAAGGGGCTGACCGCATGGTTCATTGCCATCAGCTGGACCATGTTTTGCTCTGCTGTTATTAAGTTGAACCGATTACCCAGAACCATTGCCTGGATTGCATCGAGTCTCGGAAGTATCTGAACTTCCCCGGCCATAAAACTCATTATAGCAGCCTGGTTGTCGGGAATTATTCTGAATTCGACTTCGTCCACTATTGGCAGCTCGGGATTCCAGTATTCGTCGAATTTCTCTATTACAAGCCTCTGACCAGGCTGATACTTGACGAATCTGAACGGTCCAGTTCCTATCGGGTTGACTTCATGGTTGTCATTATTTGCTGGAATTATCGCAATGATGAACTTTTCGAGAAAGTCGGTGTTCAAGGTATTGAGTTCCACCTTTATTGTCTTCTCATCTACCGCTTCGATCTTTGAGACGAATTTTTCGAAGTCTGATGAAAGACCCCGTTCCTGATTGTTTCCTTTCAGCCTGTTGAGAGAGTACAGAACATCGTCAACCGTGACCTCAAATCCGTTATGGAACTTCACACCGCTTCTTAACGTAAAAGTATAGGTCAGACCATCCTCCGATATATGGTAATTTTCGGCCACAGCCGGAACAACACTTCCATTCGAGTCGGGTTTGAGGAGACCCTCAAATACATTGAACATCATTTCGTAAGTGCCAGAAGCAGCTGCCCTGTGTGGATCAAGAAAATCGGGATCCTGCATCACTGCGACCACTATTCTCTGTGAAAGCAAACTAGTAACAGCAAAAAGCAACAATATCAAGACTAAGACAATTCTTCTCACTTCATTCCTCCCCAAACTAACCCATTAGCGCATCATTCAATCCGGGTGTAATATTCGGTAAATAGCATCGTTTGATATTTTAACTTTTAAGAGTGGAAAGACCTAACTCTAGCTTTGTTGAGAAATATTCTGGAGTAATTTGCCAGATCTTTCCGTTTCATCAATAGTTTATCGCAGATTACGTTGATCTGCTTTATGCGAAGATTGTTATAGTTTTTTCCTGTTTGTCAACCTTCATAAATATCCGTAGGTAGTCTTCGTTGTTTTGGTCTCCGAGACGGGTGCTTCAGAACTGCATTTGTTGATTTCAAACCTCGGAAAAACGTGGATACGACTGCCCTTAAGAAACTGCGAAAAAGCCTGAAGCTAACATCTTGGTGGAATATCCCGATAATTCTTTCTGAGATGGTCTGCCATAGGTTATTATGTAGTTATACCCGATACTTTTTCCATTTGCAGGAGGTGCCCGTTGATAGGGAAAATTGCTGCATTAGCAATGATTGTCTTGATTTGCTCTGTACCTCTGGTTTCCAATCCCATCAATGATGTGATGCATAGAATTATCGACTTTGAGGGTTTTTGGGGGACTGTTCTTGTCTCCCGGGGAGATGTCATTTTGCATGCAGGTGGCTATGGTATGGCCGACATCGAGAGAAACATTCCCAATACTCCAGAGAAGAAATTAAGAATTGCCTCTATTACAAAGCAGTTCACAGCGGCGGCGATTCTAAGACTCTGTGAAGATGGTTTTATTTCCCTGTCAGATTCACTTGCGAAGTTCATACCTGAGTTTCCTAACGGAGATACCATTTCGATCGAGCAAATGCTTAATCATTCTTCTGGAATCCCAACAATGATTAACACGTTAGAACTTCTCGAAGAAGTCAAGAAATTTGAGGAGGATAGAACTCTTCAAGAAGCCGAAATCGCTTACATATCCTCTCTGCCTCTGAGATTTGAACCTGGAAGCAGCTTTCTATACAGCAACAGCGCTTATTTCCTTCTCAGCGTCATCGTAGAAAGGGCAAGCGGGAAGCGCTATGATGATTATCTGAGAACGAACTTCTTCGAACCGCTGGGAATGAATAATACCGGTTATGATTACAATGAATACGATAGCGGATGGGGTCTTCCTTACTACTGTGATTCCTATGTTATAGATCTCTCTAGCGTAAGACCTGCTGATTGGGTCGATAGAAGGCTTCCTGGCGGAGCGGGGGGGTTATACTCCACTGTGTATGATCTGTATCTGTGGGACAGAGCGCTTTCCTCCGGAGAAGTGCTTTCAGAAAGCTCTTTAAGACTAATGGAGAGTCCAACGAATGAACTCTTCGAGGCAGGTTATGGAGTCTTTATCGGTAACGAGCTTATAGATGGCGAGTACAGAAGGGTCGTTTATCACGACGGAGACACGAAGGGTACCTCGACTAGAATAAATCGGTATGTTGACGACGACATCTTTGTGGTGGTGCTGAGCAACATCGAGGGAAGGGATTTCACCGCGCTCGCGCATGAACTGGCGAAAGCAGTGCTAGTGAACGGTATGGGAACGGATTGACTCGACGAGTTGAACATTTTTTGCCGGAAGATTGAAACAAAAAAGAACCGCTCTCATTCATTTGAAGAGCGGTTCTCCGTTTTGCTGAAAGTTCAATTTGCCAATGGTCTGATCTTCAATTGATCTTGTACAGAGCTTCTACAGTATTTTTTATGTCGGAGTAATTGAGCATCAACTTTCCGTTTTGCGGCCGATCAGTGTCGAGGCTGGCCTCGTCGACCCAGTAGCTGTCCAGTTCAACGATAACGCCCTTCGAATCGACGATGAAAACCCTCTCCTCGCCTGGGAAGCCGTAGAAATCAACCACGCTTCTTTCGTCTCTCAAATAGATATTTTCCAACAACGCCGCTTCCGGCTCAGCTTGCTCCTTTCCTGTGAGTACCCATAGAACCTTCAGTTCTGCGTACCTCCGGGCGAGATCGATGATTCCGTCCAATCTATATCTTTCGAAAGCGCTCAGAGAACTGCAGTCGCAATCGGTGTATACTGGTTCGACGACTGTCGCAGGCGAGACTTTGCTGAGAACGATCAGGCTGGGGGACCCCTCGAAAAAGGCCGCATTAACACTTGGATCCGTCTGGAGAACTCCGGGAATCGGAAGAGGTTGTCCCTTGAGAAATTTTGGCTTCTCCGTCGGAGTCTCCTTAGTCTCCTCAAAGGAGACCTTTTTCCCGTCTTCGGAAACCTCGCCGAGTCTGTATGCCTTGCCGTTCAAAGAGAAGACTTCTCCATGCTGGAAGATCTCATAAGAGTCGTGGATTAGAGCTATTTCGCCGTCGCCGTCCGTATCGACTCCGAAGTAAACCTGGTCGGTATAGTAAAAACCTTTGGGGTCGAGCGTGAAGAGTTTGATCTTTCTCGGGCCGTCTTCGGCCCAGACTAACCCCTCCATGTGTTCGTACAAACAGTATCGGAACTCGAACTCGCCAGTCAAGCCCGTCTTTCTGGCTAACAGTTTGACAGATCTTGATTCCCAATAGCCTTCGAGTTCGTAAAAGACTTTGACTCTTGTAATCCACTCGTAGGTCGTTGTGTCTTGGTCGGTCTCCTTTAAGTCTGGTGCGATCGTCGGGTCGTCAAGCACTATGCCGTTGTTGTTTGCGTCGATCCACAGGAAG is part of the Mesotoga infera genome and encodes:
- a CDS encoding class A beta-lactamase-related serine hydrolase, with protein sequence MIGKIAALAMIVLICSVPLVSNPINDVMHRIIDFEGFWGTVLVSRGDVILHAGGYGMADIERNIPNTPEKKLRIASITKQFTAAAILRLCEDGFISLSDSLAKFIPEFPNGDTISIEQMLNHSSGIPTMINTLELLEEVKKFEEDRTLQEAEIAYISSLPLRFEPGSSFLYSNSAYFLLSVIVERASGKRYDDYLRTNFFEPLGMNNTGYDYNEYDSGWGLPYYCDSYVIDLSSVRPADWVDRRLPGGAGGLYSTVYDLYLWDRALSSGEVLSESSLRLMESPTNELFEAGYGVFIGNELIDGEYRRVVYHDGDTKGTSTRINRYVDDDIFVVVLSNIEGRDFTALAHELAKAVLVNGMGTD
- a CDS encoding ABC transporter permease: MYVYLKKLFAMILTVLLVSLIAFVAFEVIPGNPALSRLGVDAEESQFEALSAELGLDDPLNERLSKWFKGLLTGDLGTSMRYSVPVSDLIIDRIPVTLSLTLMAMMFITLIGIPLGIVSAKYGHRIPGILISMISQIGMAIPSFWSGIILMYIFGIVLRWVSPGGYVPWSEDPAGAFKSLLLPAIAIALPSIASIIRYTRNSVMDQMKSDYVQLALSKGLNINSVLYKHVLKNSLIPIVTVLGMIAANILGGSIVIEQVFTLPGLGRLLINAISTRDLPLVQGMVLYIAFIIVIINFLIDIVYTAIDPRIRLGARG
- a CDS encoding ABC transporter permease yields the protein MDKRSINLRIGIVLISLLFSMMIVSLFYTPFSVTEINREERFSPPSVRHLLGTDNFGRDVLSRIMKASQTAFFVGLVAVSIGTLFGVTIGAVSGYFGGIVDEIIMRFIDAMMAFPSILLALMFVSVFGVGLRNTIVAIGIMSIPSFARITRSGFVQHKELDYVRSAKVKGVSNLRIMFRHILPNVLSPIVVAATMGFSNAVLAEAALSYLGLGIQPPNPSWGRMLSESQVFIAVSPWYAIAPGIFITLLVLGFNFLGDGIRDMREKRK
- a CDS encoding ABC transporter substrate-binding protein codes for the protein MRRIVLVLILLLFAVTSLLSQRIVVAVMQDPDFLDPHRAAASGTYEMMFNVFEGLLKPDSNGSVVPAVAENYHISEDGLTYTFTLRSGVKFHNGFEVTVDDVLYSLNRLKGNNQERGLSSDFEKFVSKIEAVDEKTIKVELNTLNTDFLEKFIIAIIPANNDNHEVNPIGTGPFRFVKYQPGQRLVIEKFDEYWNPELPIVDEVEFRIIPDNQAAIMSFMAGEVQILPRLDAIQAMVLGNRFNLITAEQNMVQLMAMNHAVSPFNDIRVRRAINYAVDKEEIIEIVAGGYGTKLGSNMSPIMSRYYQEGLEDYYQPSLIRSKQLLSEAGYPDGFSTKITVPSNYQFHIDTAQIIVEQLKRVGIEAEIELVEWSVWLDKVYTSREYEMTIIGLTGKLSAYDILRRYVSDYPRNFYNYFNSEYDRVVKMAIEKTDIEEKASLFKQAQIILTEDAAAVYIMDPNFIVALAPDLFGYKVYPLYVQDMSTLYYR
- a CDS encoding ABC transporter ATP-binding protein, with product MRTEREPLLDIKDLKIAFDSTEGMLYAVKGISLEVLEKEIVGIVGESGCGKTVTALSIMRLLPGNSHLTGSLFFSGTDLLSLNEEKIRQIRGKDISMIFQETLSSLNPLLKVGWQIDENLKMHTSLDKEERLSRVLEIMKAVGLPDPERTYGKYPHELSGGMRQRIAIAIAIVCNPKLIIADEPTTSLDVTIQAQILELLRKINRERNSSMIFISHNLGVVRENCSTVYVMYAGHIVEKAPVNKLFTDPAHPYTMGLIKAIPKRDSKGKELFDIRGRVPSIADSIPGCPFEPRCDYAVEKCKKEFPGFKKMASDHEARCFLAGEI
- a CDS encoding ABC transporter ATP-binding protein — translated: MKRDILEIHNLRKHYRLRRTRLLKKPGSIKALNGVSLSISKGESFGLVGESGCGKSTAAYTIVGLLKPTEGRILFKGDDVTSLKRDQNREFRKKVQLIFQDTSGSLNPKGTVEWILREPLRAMGMQKGEIKELIVESMNLVGLDKDLLGRFPHELSGGQRQRVGIMNALILNPEVVIADEPVSSLDVSIQAQTLNLMNDLKERLSLTYLFISHDLNVVHYFCDRIAVMYLGEIVELAESEELYRSPLHPYTQSLLSAVPGETGHKLERIILEGDAPSPLNPPTGCFFHPRCFRRMAICSSVKPRKTEVTKDHFVSCHLY